Below is a genomic region from Sphaeramia orbicularis chromosome 6, fSphaOr1.1, whole genome shotgun sequence.
GGATTAGACACGGTTGTCCCATGGGAGCTCATTAACAAGAGGAGGCACGCCTGGTAGGCATCAGCCAAATCCCCACTTTATCTGCTGTAGGGTCAGGCGTCTTTTTTCAATCCCGACGCGCACAAACACCTTTTACTTACATTTCttggataaataaaataaataaatcaatctatAAACTGGGACACTGATACTTTATATTTCACAAGGACCTATTTACTCCACCCGCAGAAGCCTATTCGTTTGTGGTACAGAcaatttaagtaaaaaatattGAGCGAAATTACCTGTTTGCGGCCAGTCTTGAGGAAATATACCCTCCTGGAATCTGCGTAATTATGTAACCCCAGAAAAAGGATCCGTGGATCATCCCCACAGTCTCTGGATCCCAGTTGAATTTagctttctttaaaaaaaaaattaaagaaacaaaaattaATTTCCTATTTTAACACAAATTAGTTAAAATCGCAATTATTGTCTTTAAGAGAAATACAAATGTGTACAGAAGAATATTAAAACTGAACTCCTGAACCTGATAATTTTCCCAGGTTTTAGAGCGATCAAccagtattttaaaaaaataagtatatTTCAGGTATATAAGaactaaaatttaaataaatctaTATGTTTTCACCTTCTTGAAAAAGCTAAATACAGTTGTAAAGCACCACAGATGTTATTCAGGGGGTTTAACCATTCCATTCTATCATCCAGGCTGTGGCCCACCTCATGTGCCCAAATAAAGGGGGTGTTTATGGGGGGAACGGGGCGGAGTTTTTATGCACCTCTTTGATGATGATTTTCCCGTTTTGATGGATTGTGCTGTTATTAACCATACTGACGATGGCCACACCCAAGTTACACCGGATACCGAAGGAGATGCAGAAGCCGATCCCGCTCAGCATAGCGATGATGTATCTGCGCGGAAGCCCGAAGCATGTGCAGTCACACAGGGGCGTCTTCCGCTCCTGGTCCTCCCTGGGTCTCCCATCCTCCGTCAGCTCGATCGCCTCACTTGTTTGCTGCCGTTTTTCCAGCCTCCTGCACAACAAGGCGTGAAATAGTCTTATAGTTTGACATCAGAGTCGAGACTTGGATGGAGGAAATCGCTCATACAGACTGAGGTGTCATAGAGGATGCACAAACACCACCGCTGGAAGGATTTTACgcaaaaacagatgaaatatgttacctgtatataAACATGCATGCATCAGAATTATTTTGGCATTTGTGTTATAATAGAAATAGTTCTATTCTTTAAGATAAATGGTGATGTTTTAACATCAGGCCTCAACAATAGCCCATTATTGATATTGAGTCTTCTTTATTGTGACACAGGCCCTTTAAACCCTGCACCGTGTGagtaaattcaaactttatttattttattctctgctcaaattccttcttttttttttgcataagaaGGGCTCGTTTGCAAACGGAGAGAAATGACCTTCATACCGCATTGCAGCAATATCAGCATCTGGGTTGCaaagaataaaaatcttgatcgtttaatttttttatgtagtttttataAATACGATGGAGGCATTTTGTTATGACCCACGCACAAAATGTGCTGTCATAAAGTGAAGGCTAATTGAAAACGTAAACGGTGGAATGTGAAGGCCCCATCCTGTAACATCACAGGCCTGCTGCAGCTTAAATGAaaacagcaggttttttttttctttcatagcTTTAAGTCACGCTTCTCTGCTGCAGCTTGCATCAGCCCTGCAACTATAAGCCATTTCAGATCTAAAGGAAACGaataaaactgtttttaaaaagaacaacatttttggaattttattaGTTAAATGCTTTGAACTTGGGTTTATTTCGCGCAGATTTCGATTTTTTCGTCTTTTTACTTGTCGTATTCCCATATCAGGTGAcacattttattaaaatattcaatTTTCCACATCTGCTCCTCTACATCCATCGTCACCACGCACACGTTTTGTAGTCAATTATAAGATCTATTGTGGACAACATCTCATTTAGGGGCTTGTGACATTATGAGGAATATAGGAAGTCGATTGCTATGAAATGCATTGATCTTGGATTAATACAGATGGATACGTAATGTAATAGATATCCTCCGACCTTGTGTCACGACTCGCTCTGTTTCATTAATTATTAAAAACACCTACAGCTGCTGGTGGAGGGGCTCATCCTCCAGGGAAATATCACATCCTTAAATATTCGGGCCACACCACTGTGCTTTCAGCATCATGTCTGTAATCCATCTTGTCCCTCTTGGATTCAATTTTAATTTAGGAATAAGCAGATCTCGGGTCAAATCATGATTTTTGTGTACTCTTCACCCTGAATATTAtcatacatttttttccccagaacaTATCTAAATCTGTAATTTTACGGCATGGAAAATGTTCATTACTTCACCTTACCTGTACAGATTCCCGAGGGCCTTTCCTGCGATCTGTTTTAGTCCCTCTTTAGTGGTAGGGAGGGCTCTCTCTTTGCCTGGCTCCATATCCAATTTGTTTCCTAGTATTCTATATTACTATAACAaactgaagtgcaacattaatgaGCATATTGTTGAGATATTAATCCAAATAACGCGCTGCTTTCCTTTGAGCAGAAAACGTCTCGATCGTCCTGCAAAGACAAGCCaagaactagagaaaaaaaaaaagaggggaacACGTTCAGTGTGAAAGGGCTGGAATCACAGTCACAAAACAGCAGTCAAATAAGTCCGCTTTTGCCTTGCGCAATGTTAATCCATGCAGTGCCATCTTAAGATCCACTCAGCGATTGGAAAACAGCACAATGGAAAGTAAGAAGTTGGAGGATTTTGTCGGGGTTGCTTGAGGAATGGAAGTGGAAGCCTGAGCCGGTGGAGGGTGGAGGAGCTCCGGTTTAATCTGAGGTGTGAATCTCCTGTGAGGCTGCAGCCGGAGGAGGTTTCAGCACCGCGGAGAGCGCACAGCCCCTGTACCTGTCAGCAGCTCCGTCCTGCGCCCCTCCTCCCTCCGCTGCTCCGTCCGCTCCTCACACTAATTCAATTATTACTTAAAAATCTGTTCAACGCCACAACTGCATAACCTGCCCCTTACAtctaacagataaaaaaaaagcatacagactgtgtattaaaaaaaaaaaaagcggaggGCACACAGCAGAAATCCTTCCACCTTTCCTTTACATCTGGAATTTAACAAACCTGAAGATATTGTAATACTCAGTTTAATCAAATACGATTTTTTAgatgattttctttattttctttctttttttccatgtgGAATGTGACTGTAAGTACAGTAAATATGCCCTGCCACGCAGAGGCAGTGTTGTGTAACAAACCTGAGGAGATCTGAATCACATGAAATTAGATAAAGGAGACCAGCCAGGCAGCCATTGTTAGACTCAGTATTTATCTGTGCACCAATCAAAAGAAAACATGTGGGTAAACAAACAGAATGCGCAGGATTTCATGACAGGATCTGTGACACATATATCTGACATCTTTATGGTCTAGTGTCTGGTACCTCCGGACTGACAGTGGACATGCCGTGTCTTTTCCTCACTGTCATCTCTGTGTTTTTGGAGATCTCTGAGGCCACCTGCAGGCCTGTGCACGGGGCAAACAACACAAAAAGAGCGTTAAACTCCCTCCTGAACTGTCTGCCTATGAAGCAGCTGAACAGAGGGTTGATGCAGGTGTTGAGGCTGCAGAAGCACATCTCCAAGGTGAAGGCGACGTCTGCAGGCCACCACGACACGGGGTTGTCTGGGTAAACTGCGCGCATCACAATGGCTGCGTTGCGGCACAGGTGGTAGGGCAGGTAGAACAGGGCGAAGAGGAACAGGGCTGCCTTCAGGACCCGCCTGAGCCGCCGCTGCTTGTTGAGGGGGTCGGGTCCAGGCCGGTGGCTCAGTTCTCTGACACTGTGCAGGCCGCAGTAACAGATGCACAGCAGCGGGAAGAGGAAGCCGGTGATGGAGCAGAAGAGGGAGAAGGGGAGGCTCTGGTTGGTGTCACTCAGGAGTATATACAGGGTACAAATGGAGCGGTTACTTCCAGGGCAAGTCTGGATCATACTCATGTTGGCGACAGGTATGCTGAGAACCAGAGAGGTGACCCAGACCAGCACACACAGCACACAGGTCTGCCTCCGGCCCAGCAGAACCAGAGAGCGCAGGGGGTGCACGATGGCGAGGTACCGGTCCACACTGATGAAGGTCACGAAGAAGATGCTGAGGTAGAAGTAGTTGTGATATAACATCCTTACAGCCGAGCACATGGGCAGTCCCATCCTCCAGTCCAGCCGGTCCAGATGGTACTGGATGAGGAAGGGCAAAGCCAACAGCCAGGAGGTGTCAGCCAGGGTCAGGTTGAAGAGGAGCAGGGTGCTGCGGGTCCAACGACGCAGACGGAGGAAGAAAACCCAGAGGGAGAGCAGGTTGAGAGGCAGGCCGAAGATCATGACAGCCAGGAAGAAAGATGGCATCACGTAGAGCTGGATCAGGGGTAAACCTGGACGCATTTCCAGGTCACAGAAGGCTTCCTCTGGAGGCTGGAGGGTGATGGACATCAAGGATCAGCTTCAAAGACAAACTTATTCTCTCTGAGGGGTTAGGTTTTCTGACACCTCAGATATGGACTTTTTATTTCACAGATCAGTGACAGGTATCAGTCTCAGCAGAAGCAAACCTTAATAATGCTTCctccacacacagatgaaaacaATATGGTACTTTATGAATCATTTCTTATGACAGATAGAGATTTCGAACATTGAATTGAACCTTTCTAACCTACCTGCACCTGCTTGTTGCCCATGTCTTTGTCACAGTACCTCAGCCGTGTGCCAAATGAAGCAATCATGCCAACATATTTTGGTGTAAAACACACCCACCAGTGTGAACAAACAGAGAACAGCTATCAGTGTTCAGTGTTCGGACCATCTGTTACGTGAACATCAAGTTTCAGGTCCACAGCCAGAAAGCTGGAGAGCACAAATCTGTACTGTATACATTGTAACTGATTTCTGTAGTAAGTAAAAGAAGACCCAACGATACAAGTTGAACTGGGACTTTATTTTGAAGATTTGTCTTAGTTTACATTACTTATCTTGAATATAGGagaattacaaaaaagaaaaaacaaaagtagcATACAGTAAACAGGTTCACTTTTTCCCATCTGTGGTAACAGTATAAAATGAATACATAATTACGCATGTATaaccaaaaagaacaaatataagaaaaaaagctaTTTAAAGGAGATGTATAAAGAAATACAAATATTAGATGTTTTAAGGCATCAAAAGGCATTAGACTAGCTGAGCGCAAGGCAAGATTAAAGACAGGTGGACTGAAAATACTCTGGGCTGCACAACATCAGATTTACTAGCCTGAGTCTGGATCAGCCCAGCAGTTATTTTACATAAAATCCAAATACTTCAGTTTCAGATACATATTTCTGTGTAGGCAGCATCACAGATTCAACACGTCCTTCATATATTTAAGATAACAAAAgctacatttttttcttgttgtcatTTAACCTCAGTATAAAACATCAAAATCAGAACTGGAAGCCCCTTCTAACTTATCTTATTCCACTGAACTGAACAGATGTTTTCACACGACACTGCCCCTTTAAAATACTGAACATGGATATGTAGTGTTATGGCAATTAGACTGACATGCATGTCTGTGTAGTCACTTTTCACTAAGTGCTTtgtgcaaaaataacaaaaaaaaatgtgtgtctttctgtctgaCAATGATACAGCAGGAGAAACCAGATGCACAAAAACTGGGCGATGGCTGATGTGCATTGTGTAACGGAGCAAACATACTTCAGTAGGTGGGGGCAGCCTTTCATTAGCGCCGATGTGTTGGTAAATAGAGGCACATTAAAAAGGGATCTCTTCACTCTCTCAGGGCTTTCACTTCTCATCTCCAGGAACAGGACTCACAGTCAACAGTCAACATGcaccagctgctgctgctgctgctgaacaaCTGGCCATCGCAGGACAAAATGTCGCCTTACTCACAGTGGTAACAGCAGCACAGATTTATCTTCATAAAAAGGTACTTCATGTGTACAGCTCTGGCCCGAGGACACTGATGAGCCGTTATGAGACCAGAGCTAAATGTGAAAAGGCCTCTTAACAGGCAGAGAAGCAATAGATATAATTTAGTTACATCTTCAAAACTTGTAGTTGCTACAGCAACAAAAGTAGAGGTAATCATAACTTAAATCATCAGATATTGGAACCCTTTGCAAAGCTGCACGTATGAGCAGATACCAATATAATACAACCCTCACTTTCCAAATGATCTAATTGCTTCAATGTTGTATAGAACCATTAATAAGTGTGTGATATGTTAAGGCATCAAGTCTTTGGTTACTTATAGTGGTACTTAAAATAAATAGTCATTAAAACAAGTGTAAGTTGTCTGGTTTAGACACAGTGTATAAGATTTCTCCTTTTACAGTAAAGTAGGATTATCGTCAGCATTACAATTACAACATAGAGGATGAAAAGTCTTAACTATCATATAGAGGTTTAATTCAAGTGACTGGTGGCTTGGATTCAGCATGCATGGAGACTTGGACCTGTGtgcacttctacagtcatcacataCAAGCAGGAAGACAACATTTGAGGAAACCTGCTGCTTTCCAATAaaagctgtgtgtctgtgtgttctaaaacacagacactacagcaAAGTAATGGTGAGTATCATAAATACACAAGCAGGTCAAAATACATCACCATGTTCTCTCGTCATGTCCATTGGATTCTCCAGCAGCTCGCAGGGCTAGAGACATTCTGACAGCACCTCGTGTTTGGGTAAAGATGGGTAGATCATCGGTGTGCAGGTACAGTCATCGCAGTTTTTGCTGAGTTGGATCTTCAGCTTCTCCACTTCATAGTTATGGAGATACTCCTGGACCAGATAGCGCTCTCTCTTTACTCGAGCCTTCACATCAGATGGAACATCAGGAATCATCCAGGCCACGAAGAACTTGACCACAAACACAACATGCTGTGGAGGAATACATCACAACTAATTAATTTATTAGTTTAATGTTGTGTTAGAAAAGTAACAGCATATCTGGAGACTTTGAAGTTTGTGACTATGGACCATTCAATATGTCTTGTAGCAAatctataactgtaactataactaAAGAAACTGACCCAACAGACTACAGGATGCATTTAGTGATGACCCTGAAATGTAAACATGGTGTTAACTTGTATGCTGCATGGTGTCTGGTAGGTGGAGTATAGTAATAGATAGATAGTCTTCCTCTCATGTTGTCACTTCCATGttctactttttttcttttaacacatTTGAAGATGTAAAAGACTGAAATTAATCAGATTAATGTGTatacatgcacaaagacagagTATGCAATAGATATCTAGATGAGTTAATccactgttatctgataaagcatatcatgTT
It encodes:
- the LOC115420363 gene encoding 2-oxoglutarate receptor 1-like, whose protein sequence is MIASFGTRLRYCDKDMGNKQVQPPEEAFCDLEMRPGLPLIQLYVMPSFFLAVMIFGLPLNLLSLWVFFLRLRRWTRSTLLLFNLTLADTSWLLALPFLIQYHLDRLDWRMGLPMCSAVRMLYHNYFYLSIFFVTFISVDRYLAIVHPLRSLVLLGRRQTCVLCVLVWVTSLVLSIPVANMSMIQTCPGSNRSICTLYILLSDTNQSLPFSLFCSITGFLFPLLCICYCGLHSVRELSHRPGPDPLNKQRRLRRVLKAALFLFALFYLPYHLCRNAAIVMRAVYPDNPVSWWPADVAFTLEMCFCSLNTCINPLFSCFIGRQFRREFNALFVLFAPCTGLQVASEISKNTEMTVRKRHGMSTVSPEVPDTRP